In a single window of the Diospyros lotus cultivar Yz01 chromosome 10, ASM1463336v1, whole genome shotgun sequence genome:
- the LOC127811209 gene encoding uncharacterized protein LOC127811209 — protein MDCTYKTNRYRYPLLQIVGVTSTELTFPVAFAFMDHEYEDNYTWAMERLQSLMESNIFPRVVVTDRELALINAIHKVFPNATTLLCRWHISKNVLANCKKFFDRKETWEKFILGWQLVMFASTENEYERRLHDLTVEYHIYDNALDYVRNAWLNNYKEKFVAAWTNKIMHFGNVTTNRAESAHAKLKRHLGSSQGDFESSWTIINSLIELQHTEIKGSFEKSLTLVQHNFKPEIFRELRGIISRNAMNMVLKETQIAQKIGVDKISYGCVIRSTHGLPCAHEIAEFIIQGRPIPLSVVHSHWRKLHLMQTSCDEDISSLLMIEPDIDTIYKKFQLESEAGKLVLKQKLRELVDPATTSLMAPSVKVKTKGKPSSKKKYHFDSSTKRDPSYFEIVQSSHDNTTPVIQSSSKIGKECKHSKSRVNVKYRLRGYDDSFPPNVQYFIHNIVNIDSDGHCGFLAIAALLGMSEQNWGDIRLNLIEELHVFRAEYSQLYGSNMRVDELIHALSCFESVAPPQHWMTLPDMGHLIASKYNVVLIHLSRLQCLTYLPLRSVPHPSLQHRIISIGFVNDCHFVQVFLKSNSPIPPVALKWHRYRADSARE, from the exons ATGGattgtacatacaaaactaatagGTACAGATATCCACTGCTTCAGATTGTTGGTGTAACATCCACTGAATTGACTTTTCCTGTTGCATTTGCATTTATGGATCATGAATACGAGGATAACTATACATGGGCAATGGAAAGATTACAGAGTTTGATGGAATCTAATATATTTCCGAGAGTAGTTGTTACGGACAGAGAATTAGCATTGATAAATGCAATACATAAAGTGTTTCCAAATGCTACCACTTTATTGTGTAGgtggcatatatcaaaaaatgtacTCGCTAATTGTAAGAAGTTCTTCGATAGAAAAGAGACATGGGAGAAGTTTATATTAGGTTGGCAGCTTGTTATGTTTGCCTCAACTGAGAATGAATATGAACGTCGGCTTCATGACTTAACAGTTGAGTATCATATATATGACAATGcacttgattatgtgagaaatgCATGGTTGAATAATTATAAGGAAAAGTTTGTTGCAGCGTGGACAAATAAGATAATGCATTTTGGGAATGTTACTACTAACAG GGCTGAGAGTGCGCATGCGAAGCTGAAAAGACATCTTGGATCATCTCAAGGTGATTTTGAGTCATCATGGACAATCATCAACTCTCTTATTGAGTTACAGCATACTGAGATCAAAGGATCGTTTGAGAAGAGCTTAACATTGGTGCAACATAATTTCAAACCAGAAATTTTCAGAGAATTACGAGGTATTATCTCTAGAAATGCAATGAATATGGTGTTAAAGGAAACACAGATAGCTCAGAAAATTGGGGTGGATAAGATTTCATATGGATGTGTGATAAGAAGTACACATGGTTTGccttgtgcacatgaaattgcAGAGTTCATCATTCAAGGACGACCAATTCCCTTATCAGTTGTGCATTCTCATTGGAGAAAGTTACATTTGATGCAGACTAGTTGTGATGAAGATATCTCATCTCTACTGATGATTGAGCCAGATATAGATACCATATATAAGAAGTTTCAATTAGAATCAGAGGCAGGTAAATTggtattgaaacaaaagttgagAGAATTAGTTGATCCTGCTACAACTTCATTGATGGCACCAAGTGTTAAAGTTAAAACAAAAGGTAAGCCATCctcaaagaaaaaatatcactttGATAGTTCTACCAAGCGTGATccatcttattttgaaatagtacAGTCGTCTCATGATAATACAACCCCAGTAATACAGAGTTCAAGTAAGATAGGGAAGGAATGTAAGCATTCAAAATCTCGTGTGAATGTGAAATATAGATTGCGAGGTTATGATGATTCTTTTCCACCAAACGTACAATATTTCATACACAATATTGTGAATATAGATTCTGATGGACATTGTGGGTTTCTTGCCATTGCGGCATTACTTGGCATGAGTGAGCAAAATTGGGGAGATATTCGTCTTAACCTGATTGAAGAGTTACATGTTTTTCGTGCTGAGTATTCACAATTATATGGATCTAATATGCGTGTAGATGAGTTAATACATGCACTCTCTTGTTTTGAGTCTGTTGCACCTCCCCAGCACTGGATGACATTACCTGACATGGGACATTTGATCGCTTCAAAGTATAATGTGGTCTTGATCCATTTGTCTAGACTTCAATGTCTTACCTATCTTCCGCTGAGATCAGTACCTCATCCATCACTACAACACAGAATTATTAGTATTGGTTTTGTgaatgattgtcattttgttcag gtGTTTCTTAAATCAAACTCGCCAATACCTCCTGTTGCACTCAAGTGGCATAGATATCGAGCTGATAGTGCACGAGAATGA